CTAATCCCTTTATTCCTTGTAAGACATCTCTGGCCAGCAAGGCCTGATTCTTGACTTGAGGACTTGACCCTTGTTATATTAGAGCAAGCAGCCCTGTAATGGAAGGGTGGTACTTGGACGGATTCTGCCTTGACCTGAAGTCCTGCCTTTGGCTGAGTTTTCCCAGACTTCATGGGGGACAAATGTGGCTCTTGGGAGCAGGTGACCTCTACTCCATGCCGGTGCCCACGTTTCTCCTCTAGGAACTTCTCATTGTCTCTCATGGTTTTGGGGTCTCCAATATTCCCAGTAAAGGCAGCTCTCCTTCGGACTAGGCCTCTGGACTGCACAGGTGATGATGGGGAGCTACCCTTTTCCAGGGAACCATCTTGCCCTTTGCCTTTTATACTAGGATAAAACCTTTGAAAAAAGGACTTCATCCGGTTTTTGAGGTTTTCAGGAGCAGGCTCTTCCTTCAGTGACTGGGCTGAGCGGGACCTGCTCCCAAGTGCCCCCTTGAATGTCCTATCTTGAGGGTGGAGGCTCCTCCTTCTGGGTGGGCATGTGCCCAACCCTGCATCCCCTCCACCAAGCTCATCTGTTTTGGGTCCCAGAGGGGTCATGCTCTTAGCAGCTGCTGGGCACTTCTTATCTTGGCCCTTGTGCAAGTCAAGCTCAGGGAGCCAGGGCCCCTGCCCATGCTCCATGCTGGTCTGTGTGCTGTCCAGGTGGACATGCAGGACCTGGGAAACTGACATGTTGCCACTGGCAGTGTCCTGGTCATGTGTAAGGAAGGTCTTGGAAGTCAAGTCATCGGAAACAAGGGCCATGCCACTGCGATGGCCTTGATTCTGGCTATGCTCCCGCTTCTTCATTTCAACCATTAACTCACCAGACAATCGACTGTTAAGGTCTGATAATTCAGGATCTCGCCCTGTTGATGTTCCTCTTGGGGGATTTTCAGGAGTCAGGGCCATTTCTACTTGCACATCAGACACTGGGGAACTTTCTGACATTCTAGTTGTCAAGACACTAGTGGGTGGTGATTGAGAAGCACAGAGCTCCTGTGCCTTCAGCGTCTCCCTGGATTTCACAGATATCTTAGACATGGAAGAACTTCCCCATGTCATCCTTTTGCCCTGAGGCATTTCTACACTATAACTGGAACCCAGTCTCTTCTGTGTTTGCTGAGATCCAGCTCCGGCTTGCCTCGTGGGCAGCTTTGGGCTGCATCTATTGGCTGCTACAAGTGGTTTGGTTTTGCCTATGGTGCTGTGTGTCTGACACAGAAGAGATGGTTTGCTAGCCTTTACTCTGTGAAGATCCTCTACGTGCTTATGTTTGATGTCCAAGAGTGGTTGCATCACGATCCCGTGTTCCTTCTTGACCATGGTTGAGGTGTCAGGGAAAGGATCAACTAGAATGGGAACTGAATTTTGGGTTTTCACTTGTTCTCCATGAAAAGTATTACATCTTTCTCCAAGGGTCATGGAAGAGCTATGTTTAGAATCCACCCCAGAAATAATGGTGGCACAAGAGGGAAAGTTGGAGCGGGAAAGGAAGTGACATGAATCTTTGTCACTAAACATCTCTATGGATTCCTGGACCCTGATGGGAAGCCCATATACGAACCTCTTATGAAAGAGTGTAATATGGTCTTCCAACATCTTCCGTTTGCCAGGACCAAGAAAGGAAATATCCTGGGTGGTATTGAGGCAGCTGTCCATCCTGGGTGGCACCACAggtttttgtctcatttttctggtgGATTTCTCAGTTACAGGCATTGAGAACTTGATAGAATGCCATGATCTATGTACAGTGTCAGGAATCTGACCCTCACTGATTTCCTCAAACTTCTTGCTCAGGTGGACTTTCAGGGTATTTTCAAGATGTTTCTGAAGTGGGCTCACCATTGAGATCCCTGAAGTTCTCCCTGATGACTGCAAATAACGTTCTCGGTCTTTCCTTAAGGAAGACCCCAGAACATTATCTGGAGTCTCCTCTCGGTCACTGGACACATGACAATTTTGGTCACTCTTGGTACTATTTCTCTGTCCTTTCCTCACTCGCATCTCTAGAGGAACCATTCCTGAGCTCCTGTAATGGAGACTTCTGGGTTGACTCGAGCCCCACTTATTCATATCTTTGGTGTTTTGACTCTTAGCCAAAGATATTCTTGAGAGGCCACGACTGCTCTTTGACTCAGAGGTCTCAGGAATTTCTCCTTGAGGACGCATCAGTGATAGGGATGCATAGACTCTGCGGGGCAGACCCCACAAGTGTTGGATGCGCCTCTTTCGAAGGTGGTGGTCTAGTTTCTTCTGAACATCTTTTGCAAGGGGAAAATCTCCAAGAAGGATGGAGATTGGAGCACGAGCCTTGGAGGGCTGGCTGACCAACAAAATGTTGGGAGCTGGAGGGCAAAATTCCTCCTGGGATTTGCGGACCACAGAGGGTAAGCCCCATAAACTTTCCTGTGTTTTTTGTAACACATTGTATTCCAGTTTACGAATGTCAGATGGTGCCAGAGTTAGCGCCTCGTTCTGAGGTCCAAGAAAACACACTCCACAGTTCCTAAATTGCTTTTTAGGAGGGGAGAGCAGGATGGGAAGTGGGGACCGAATCCGAAGCTTAGCCTGGACATGGACAACGGAGTGATGTTGGGACTGATACTGGCAAAGGGTTTGGGGCAAGGGTTGAGGTTGGCTCGCAGGCAAGAGCACAGGTGGGGAAtggggaaggactggggatttggggCGTGTGGAGGTGTCGGGTGCAGTATTGAAGCAGACAAAGGCTGAGGAACAGTCACCTGAAGAAGGTACAGTAGGTTTCAGGGACTTGGGGCATAGAGTTGGCAGACCCCAGAAAAGCTGGGTATATTTTTGCTGTAAATGGTCCTCAGTGCTCTCAGGATACGGGGACTGCGGATGCACCTGAGGTTCCTCTGATTTACCTGTTCTGCTCCataaaggaagggagagggctgAGTCATGCTGATCAGCAATTGACCCTGACCTTTTCCCTGAAGAAAATAGTTGGTAGTTTGGCTTATGTTGTTTTGGAAAAgattctgctttctttcccttttctttccacaTGAGGAGATCACCCCTCTTTTTGATTTGTCTCTCCAGGCATGTCAGAACAGCAGGGGGCAGAAACCAGATGTTAGAAGTCTCTACAAGGTAGGCTGCAGTGTCTCCCCCAGATAAGTTCTCAGAATGGAGGGCGAGAAAGGACTGTTTCACACCATCTTTTGCCAAACTGGAAGTGAGCACGTTCTTGGCAGGAGGCTCTGTGCTGGAATGGCCCATGCCTCTTGGTGGGACAGAAGTGGACAAGCCAGCAGGACTGCTCACCACAGACAGAGTGGCGTCTTGTGGGAGAAGAGTTCCTGCTTTCTGAGTGTGATGAGGtgtgggagggggaagggaaggtggTGAGGGTGGGAATGGTACCCCTGGGGACTTGGAATCCAAGGGAGGCAGAGGCACTGGGGAATCCAAGGGAGGCAGAGGCGCTGGGGAATCCAAGGGAGGCAGAGGCACTGGGGAATCCAAGGGAGGCAGAGGCACTGGGGAATCCAAGGGAGGCAGAGGCGCTGGGGAATCCAAGGGAGGCAGAGGCGCTGGTGGCAGAGAGTCACCCAATGGGGAGGGTGAGAGTAGGTCAGCTGAGGGGGTGACCTTGTTAGGTGAGAGAGGGAACAGGGCAGGTGGAGAAAGCTTAGGCAGAGGGGCTGGCAACAGTTCCTCTGGAGGGACTGAGGAGAGACTGGGGGTCTTGGAAGGTGACGATTCTCTCACATAAGCTGTGGATTCCAAAGGAGTCTGAGTGGGTGCAACATTTTGCAAGGATGCCAGAGGTAGTAGTTGACTGACCTCAGCCATTGACATATTAATCATCTCACAGAGGATGTCTGGATTTAACAGTTGCTGCAAGGAGGCAACATCATGATGCTGGCCCTGGGGGCTGTAAGAGACACAGAGTGCAAAGCTGTAACCTGGACCAGCACAGGGAAAGGAGGTCTGCAGTTCTGCTGGTGTGGGGGTCACCTAAAGCCTCCTACTCCTTCACATTGCCCACATCCACCACCTCACAACAGCTTCAGCCCCTCCCAAGGCCTTCACTCCACACCTGTTGCTCTGGCTCCCCCTCCCTGTGCGAAGGGCAAGCTGCACTGAATCCCTGGGGAATGCACAGAACGTGGGAGAAAGGGACTAGGAAAGAAGGGGAGAAATGACTCATCACCTCGTCAAAACAGAAAGCAGCTTCTTCCACTCGTTTGGTTCTCTCTGGAGAGTTCTCTGATCTGGAAAACCAGGACACTGGGTTATACGCGATGAAGGTAGAAACACACAGGGGTCATTTTATAGAAATGCTTATTAATATCCAGGTTGGAAACCCCCTAGAATCTGTAGACAAAGTCAAACTGTGAACAATAATATTAAGAAGCTTTCATGCCTGTGGCTTCAGTGATGAAGTTCTTCACACATGTAATCTCGTTAGAGGTTCCAAACCAGCAGGGAAAGCACTGAAGTCAGCAGTTTCTTCAGAGATGGGTCTAATTACCCAGGAAATAAAGTAAATTTCCACAATGTCAGGGGAAAAGTTCTGACTTCAAACCAAGCGCGTCCTTCCTCAACCTCTCACCTGGTCACCTATTGAGCAGCACCATTGAGCAGCACTGTCATTCCATCACTGTTCCCAGGAGGGCACAGCAGACCCTCTGAGCAGTGTCTAAGGTCCCACTGTGTCCTGAGCCTCTCCTCTGAGGTTCTGTTTCCTGAGAGAGACTGTGGCTAGAACCTGACATCCTCAGAGATCCTGGGCCTGAGGCCTCGTGGAAGCGATGTGAAGTGTTAGAGTGTTCAGGTCAAATAGGAAGAAACATACCTTTAAATGTTCCACTTCTTCTCTTCTTGACTCTGCTCTTTTTctgagaacaaaaataataaaatgagggGCTGGGACTCCCTTCAACTGTTCCTCCTTCTAAGAAGCTCAGATATCCATTATCCATGATTATTATTACTCTACACTTAATTAACAGAGATTTGTTACTACATTTAACTTTTTAGAGTATtccacatctatttcctaccactccaactcttgacacggttctgttgaagGATCATCCTCCCTGTTGGGGGCCATGGGTGTGGCTTGTCTCCATATGCAGTTTCTTTTATTGCTAATAATCAATATGgtgttgggacacaaaataacatacaatgaagtttaatacttagatgaaatcataaataagctatttatgatttgctcaaatttgtaaggagcctgtgatttcttttagtatacagagtctctaaaagttatatatgagagtgtattcctctgagctttgatgtggtgtttggtcttcactgctttcttagtgtttatgattaagtttaaggatattttccccactcaataaataaataggttaatcataagtatgatttgtattcttcctatgtctagttacAGTTTTAGTCTGCCATTGAgttcatgaaatagaataaatatcaaCTATAccctgattcctctattctctgttagtaataacaaaaaatttccattgttattaactaacattagagttcttggaaggggtaacttctacagaaacttaatgtcctattctttcagggaaattaaaattaaacggAGCATGGTCCCCTAttccttgctgggaactgtttttcttttcatttaagcTATTacacagtaaaaacatgtttcttgaataagatcattgattatactcttgaagattttttacttaatttttcctggtattaaccatgaaatgatgtaatcaatactaaagagaaaacataaaaagactctgtgaacaataaagattcagactcagcctcagaacacttggtgtctctgtgtgctgtttctccaccatgccgacgcctcccatccaccctGGACCCccaactgctgctagggctggaccccagcaagaGTAATACagtattttcaattttccttctttagaaaGCTTAAGAGAGCATTTTGCCTGTGAGCTCCACATTCTGACTGTCATTCTCTGTCAGATGTCCTCTGCTGAAGGAGACCATAGAATCTGAGCCAACAGTCACATCTGTCCTCCCCCAGAGGACCCTATGTCCTGGAGACAGAGCTAAGCCTCCAGGTTCTGATCAGAGGCCCTCAGATGTCAGCACTGCTCTCCTGACCAGCCCAGCATGAAGGAAGACTTGATGTGGATTAGGTGAGATGGGAATGGGGCTGAGGATCAAGTGTCAGGAGAGACTCTTCTTCTGAGAACCCATGATAAGTAATGATGTCAATCCGGATCCCAGGTTACTGTTTGGCATTTTCTCCTGGAAACCCCACCACAACCCCAAAATAATCTGTGGGCTTCAGTTGGAAGCCTTGATCCTCCCTGGACCCCTTATCTCTTCCCCTGAAGAGTGAAGTTTTATCCTCTCCTCCAACTTCCCACCTCACGTGCCTCTCTGAACCAACCCAACTCATTTACCAATGTGAGAATGGAAATGGGAAGACAAGAACAACCTCTGGGGTGAATCCCTACCTTTGGGATGTCGGTTTTTTTCCAGAGTGTGGGTAAAAACACTCTCAACACCAGGTAGCACAGGTGCAGAAGGAGCAATACCACCCCAGCTATAAAGATGCTGCTGGGGACAGTATCCAAAAACTCTAGGGCAGGGCTCAGCCATAgcccagtattgctttccagaaaagagaaaagattctCCATCATCTGAATCGCACGATTGCCTGAGGCATCTGAGCTCTGAGGCTGCCTGGGCTTGCCTATAGTCCCAGGCCTGCATCACAGAGCATGGAAGAGTCACAAAGGGTTCTGAGTGTCTGAGGAGGGTGTGCCCACAgtcccttccttccccacccaccaACCAGCAGTTCCCCCTGCCCAGGCCTGATGTTCCATTCTCACTCTACCCTTTC
The Sciurus carolinensis chromosome 14, mSciCar1.2, whole genome shotgun sequence DNA segment above includes these coding regions:
- the LOC124964169 gene encoding spermatogenesis-associated protein 31D1-like yields the protein MRLTQKSDLQTGYENEERRTRLPPSGTLAKSSDASRHLPPDFQELKGRRISSFSKRAPPPPTTRLQLGGTLGEDRGVQGSSSSRAPTPDTRLGLARPPPRFPNGQVEPPSASLRSQMKGAPPGHWETAVAAGRIRGECPGSGRGCCWSLWGPQKGLPESPPPSDTGQSSAPCTPRSSPSVPPSCRRVVGGGGARLLKLEMRRPFSSWKSGGSPQGQHHDVASLQQLLNPDILCEMINMSMAEVSQLLPLASLQNVAPTQTPLESTAYVRESSPSKTPSLSSVPPEELLPAPLPKLSPPALFPLSPNKVTPSADLLSPSPLGDSLPPAPLPPLDSPAPLPPLDSPVPLPPLDSPVPLPPLDSPAPLPPLDSPVPLPPLDSKSPGVPFPPSPPSLPPPTPHHTQKAGTLLPQDATLSVVSSPAGLSTSVPPRGMGHSSTEPPAKNVLTSSLAKDGVKQSFLALHSENLSGGDTAAYLVETSNIWFLPPAVLTCLERQIKKRGDLLMWKEKGKKAESFPKQHKPNYQLFSSGKRSGSIADQHDSALSLPLWSRTGKSEEPQVHPQSPYPESTEDHLQQKYTQLFWGLPTLCPKSLKPTVPSSGDCSSAFVCFNTAPDTSTRPKSPVLPHSPPVLLPASQPQPLPQTLCQYQSQHHSVVHVQAKLRIRSPLPILLSPPKKQFRNCGVCFLGPQNEALTLAPSDIRKLEYNVLQKTQESLWGLPSVVRKSQEEFCPPAPNILLVSQPSKARAPISILLGDFPLAKDVQKKLDHHLRKRRIQHLWGLPRRVYASLSLMRPQGEIPETSESKSSRGLSRISLAKSQNTKDMNKWGSSQPRSLHYRSSGMVPLEMRVRKGQRNSTKSDQNCHVSSDREETPDNVLGSSLRKDRERYLQSSGRTSGISMVSPLQKHLENTLKVHLSKKFEEISEGQIPDTVHRSWHSIKFSMPVTEKSTRKMRQKPVVPPRMDSCLNTTQDISFLGPGKRKMLEDHITLFHKRFVYGLPIRVQESIEMFSDKDSCHFLSRSNFPSCATIISGVDSKHSSSMTLGERCNTFHGEQVKTQNSVPILVDPFPDTSTMVKKEHGIVMQPLLDIKHKHVEDLHRVKASKPSLLCQTHSTIGKTKPLVAANRCSPKLPTRQAGAGSQQTQKRLGSSYSVEMPQGKRMTWGSSSMSKISVKSRETLKAQELCASQSPPTSVLTTRMSESSPVSDVQVEMALTPENPPRGTSTGRDPELSDLNSRLSGELMVEMKKREHSQNQGHRSGMALVSDDLTSKTFLTHDQDTASGNMSVSQVLHVHLDSTQTSMEHGQGPWLPELDLHKGQDKKCPAAAKSMTPLGPKTDELGGGDAGLGTCPPRRRSLHPQDRTFKGALGSRSRSAQSLKEEPAPENLKNRMKSFFQRFYPSIKGKGQDGSLEKGSSPSSPVQSRGLVRRRAAFTGNIGDPKTMRDNEKFLEEKRGHRHGVEVTCSQEPHLSPMKSGKTQPKAGLQVKAESVQVPPFHYRAACSNITRVKSSSQESGLAGQRCLTRNKGIRDLEREPPNIEAFRDKKQFPSMLHRDPKSHPSLTCGHQVGQVPSPAPTPAKVTALGDFSLLFKEKILIQHFQGGKFPSA